A stretch of the Pseudomonas helvetica genome encodes the following:
- a CDS encoding LytTR family DNA-binding domain-containing protein, translating into MNVLIVDDEPQARERLSRMVGELEGYSVLEPSATNGDEALTLIDSLKPDIVLLDIRMPGLDGLQVAARLCERETPPAVVFCTAQDEFALDALQASAVGYLAKPVRSEQLLDALKKAERPNRVQLAALTRPAAETGSGPRSHISARTRKGIELIPLAQVVYFIADHKYVTLRHESGEVLLDEPLKALEDEFGDRFVRIHRNALVARERIERLQRTPLGHFQLFLKGLNGDALIVSRRHVAGVRKMMQQL; encoded by the coding sequence ATGAATGTCCTGATCGTTGATGACGAACCCCAAGCCCGTGAGCGCCTGAGCCGTATGGTCGGCGAACTCGAGGGTTACAGTGTCCTGGAGCCCAGCGCCACCAATGGCGATGAGGCATTGACCCTGATCGACAGCCTGAAGCCCGATATCGTGCTGCTCGACATCCGCATGCCTGGCCTCGACGGTTTACAAGTCGCCGCAAGGTTGTGTGAACGCGAGACGCCACCGGCGGTGGTGTTTTGTACGGCCCAGGATGAATTTGCCCTGGACGCCCTGCAAGCCAGTGCGGTGGGCTACCTGGCAAAACCGGTGCGTTCGGAGCAACTGCTCGACGCCTTGAAAAAAGCCGAGCGCCCCAACCGCGTCCAGCTCGCGGCGCTGACTCGGCCGGCGGCAGAAACCGGCAGTGGCCCACGCAGCCATATCAGTGCGCGAACCCGCAAAGGCATCGAGCTGATCCCGTTGGCTCAAGTGGTCTACTTCATTGCCGACCACAAATACGTGACCTTGCGCCACGAAAGTGGCGAAGTTCTGCTGGACGAGCCATTGAAAGCCCTTGAAGACGAATTTGGCGACAGGTTCGTACGTATTCACCGCAATGCACTGGTAGCCCGCGAACGTATCGAACGCTTGCAGCGCACGCCTCTCGGGCATTTCCAGCTGTTCCTCAAAGGCCTCAACGGTGATGCGCTGATTGTCAGCCGACGTCATGTCGCGGGTGTGCGCAAGATGATGCAACAGCTTTAG
- the argH gene encoding argininosuccinate lyase — translation MSTDKTNQSWGGRFSEPVDAFVARFTASVTFDQRLYRHDIMGSVAHATMLAKVGVLTDAERDSIIDGLKTIQSEIEAGTFDWRIDLEDVHMNIEARLTDRIGVTGKKLHTGRSRNDQVATDIRLWLRDEIDLILGEITRLQKGLLEQAERESGTIMPGFTHLQTAQPVTFGHHMLAWFEMLSRDYERLVDCRKRTNRMPLGSAALAGTTYPIDRELTAQLLGFDAVGGNSLDNVSDRDFAIEFCSAASIAMMHLSRFSEELVLWTSAQFQFIDLPDRFCTGSSIMPQKKNPDVPELVRGKSGRVFGALMGLLTLMKGQPLAYNKDNQEDKEPLFDAADTLRDSLRAFADMIPAIKPKHAIMREAALRGFSTATDLADYLVRRGLPFRDCHEIVGHAVKYGVETGKDLAEMSLEELRKFSDQIEQDVFAVLTLEGSVNARNHIGGTAPAQVKAAVVRGQALLASR, via the coding sequence ATGAGCACTGACAAGACCAATCAGTCCTGGGGCGGCCGCTTCAGTGAACCCGTCGACGCCTTCGTCGCCCGCTTCACCGCCTCCGTCACTTTCGACCAGCGCCTCTATCGTCACGACATCATGGGCTCCGTAGCCCACGCCACCATGCTCGCCAAGGTCGGCGTGCTGACCGATGCCGAACGCGACAGCATCATCGACGGCCTGAAGACCATCCAGAGCGAAATCGAGGCCGGCACCTTCGACTGGCGCATCGACCTTGAAGACGTGCACATGAACATCGAGGCGCGCCTGACCGACCGCATCGGCGTTACCGGCAAGAAGCTGCACACCGGCCGCAGCCGCAACGACCAGGTAGCGACCGATATCCGCCTGTGGCTGCGTGACGAGATCGATCTGATCCTGGGCGAAATCACCCGCCTGCAAAAAGGCCTGCTGGAACAGGCAGAGCGCGAATCCGGCACCATCATGCCCGGCTTCACCCACCTGCAAACTGCACAGCCCGTGACCTTCGGTCATCACATGCTGGCCTGGTTCGAAATGCTCAGCCGCGACTACGAGCGCCTGGTCGATTGCCGCAAGCGCACCAACCGCATGCCGCTCGGCAGCGCCGCACTGGCCGGTACTACCTACCCGATCGACCGCGAGCTGACCGCCCAACTGCTGGGCTTCGACGCTGTTGGCGGCAACTCGCTGGACAACGTCTCGGATCGCGACTTCGCCATCGAGTTCTGCTCCGCTGCGAGCATCGCGATGATGCACCTGTCGCGCTTCTCCGAAGAGCTGGTGCTGTGGACCAGCGCGCAGTTCCAGTTCATCGATCTGCCCGATCGTTTCTGCACCGGCAGCTCGATCATGCCGCAAAAGAAAAACCCCGACGTCCCGGAACTGGTGCGCGGTAAAAGCGGCCGGGTGTTCGGCGCGCTGATGGGCCTGCTGACATTGATGAAGGGCCAGCCATTGGCCTACAACAAGGACAACCAGGAAGATAAAGAGCCGCTGTTCGACGCCGCCGACACCTTGCGCGACTCACTGCGGGCCTTTGCCGACATGATCCCGGCGATCAAGCCAAAGCACGCCATCATGCGTGAAGCCGCACTTCGCGGTTTCTCCACGGCTACCGACCTGGCGGATTATCTGGTGCGCCGCGGCCTGCCGTTCCGTGACTGTCACGAAATCGTCGGTCACGCGGTGAAGTACGGCGTGGAAACCGGCAAGGATCTGGCAGAGATGAGCCTGGAAGAACTGCGCAAGTTCAGCGACCAGATCGAACAGGACGTGTTTGCCGTCCTGACCCTGGAAGGCTCGGTGAATGCCCGTAACCACATCGGCGGCACCGCGCCGGCGCAGGTGAAGGCCGCTGTGGTTCGCGGTCAGGCGCTGTTGGCCAGCCGCTAA
- a CDS encoding glutathione S-transferase translates to MLKLYGFSVSNYYNMVKHALLEKGLPFEEVAFYAGQSPEALAISPRGKVPVLGVEQGFINETSVILQYLEDTQSGPALLPKTPFERAQVLALAKEIELYIELPARACFPEAFFGMTVPEAIKEKAKAELLLGIASLGRHGKFAPYVAGATLSVADLYFLYGVSIACAVGKKLFDLDLLAELPGAKTLLEQLEQTPHAKRIAADKEAAMPGFLAMISAKK, encoded by the coding sequence ATGCTCAAGCTTTATGGATTTTCCGTCAGCAACTACTACAACATGGTCAAGCATGCGTTGCTGGAGAAGGGCCTGCCCTTTGAGGAAGTAGCGTTTTACGCCGGTCAAAGCCCTGAGGCGCTGGCCATCAGCCCGCGTGGCAAGGTTCCGGTGTTGGGTGTCGAACAAGGGTTCATCAACGAGACCAGCGTGATTCTTCAGTACCTCGAAGACACTCAATCGGGTCCTGCGCTGCTGCCCAAAACACCGTTCGAGCGGGCTCAGGTTCTGGCGCTGGCCAAGGAAATCGAGTTGTACATCGAACTACCGGCTCGCGCCTGTTTCCCTGAGGCCTTTTTCGGTATGACGGTGCCGGAAGCGATCAAGGAAAAAGCCAAGGCCGAGCTGCTGCTGGGGATTGCGTCACTGGGGCGTCACGGCAAGTTCGCGCCGTACGTCGCGGGCGCAACCCTGAGCGTGGCGGACCTGTACTTCCTGTACGGCGTCAGCATCGCCTGCGCGGTTGGTAAAAAGCTCTTCGATCTGGATTTGCTGGCCGAGTTGCCAGGCGCCAAGACGTTGCTTGAGCAATTGGAGCAGACACCGCATGCCAAACGCATTGCGGCAGACAAGGAAGCGGCGATGCCAGGGTTTTTGGCGATGATCAGCGCCAAGAAGTAA
- a CDS encoding TIGR02647 family protein: protein MSLTPELVAELEILALFNLDSSQEGLKIHQTAAPKAIAAAQRLFDKELITQPDGGYLTSLGRDAAQNIQTVLTILSVQETA from the coding sequence ATGTCGCTTACCCCTGAGCTGGTTGCCGAACTGGAAATCCTTGCACTCTTCAACCTGGACAGTTCCCAGGAAGGTTTGAAAATTCATCAGACCGCTGCCCCGAAAGCCATTGCCGCCGCACAACGCCTGTTCGACAAAGAGTTGATCACCCAGCCCGATGGCGGTTATCTGACCAGCCTGGGCCGTGATGCCGCACAGAATATTCAGACCGTTCTGACCATTCTGTCTGTCCAAGAAACCGCATAA
- a CDS encoding class I adenylate cyclase yields MTRTHEIRPDLDEGIDRKVLSQLRARFLKLNDGRLARAMEGLSPRQQGVLTLLPLFFHVNHPLLPGYVSGSTPAGLSNFEPDATALAEAQRLTRSFSYKPRHGNPPRPIQGLFLMGSLGTLAQADQSDMDVWVCHAPDLSESELAELRKKCQLLEIWAASQGAEAHFFLIDPQRFVRGERDTQLSSDDCGTTQHYLLLDEFYRTAIWLAGRTPIWWLVPVYEETGYDQYTHTLLSKRFIRADETLDLGHLARIPPGEFIGAGLWQLFKGIESPYKSVLKLLLTEVYASEHPNVKCLSLRFKQAVFANRLDLDELDPYIVVYRRIEEYLTARGEPERLELVRRALYLKVNRKLTGNSGQRNKSWQRLLLERLAEEWGWDQRQLAMLDSRSQWKVRQVSAERRALVNELNYSYRFLTQFARTEQSVSLINKRDLNVLGRRLYAAFERKADKIEFINPGIAPDLAEDTLTLVQSANKKEPGQSHWGLYNGNLGNLEWEHFAPIKRCRELLELLTWCHRNGVIDSSTRLALHPGSSDLSEFELFNLLGSLQQTIALPLTSVSEEQLLHASVPSEVLILVNVGVDPLKHHRDLNILMTTERTDSLSYAGVRENLVLTLDQVTLNSWNEVLVSRYDGAHALLDCLRDYLNNLPSGPQQPRLRVRCFCHNRAQFIAQRVEEVLDTAQNLLLSKLNHRYLIQVQQHYHVLELIPGQVNHVALASLPALLDYLNQDLNRYSPLQLDPMALEDHDLALILPMGQPDCIQVFYRINDAHAELYVLDEFNALWQQRQPYHDEQSLLVPLQRFLQSILFRRDALLPMDPAQPVTVLETLYYQLLPSGTNRARRVEPRPAPQTPVNKPFYDVQAIVGKAVPGQGQVTLYCNQREFSELEHGDQLFAVVAQEIVGQRREAQHYRCYITDLDLSGLLGDGQSSSNLYLRYKADLERALNKALEQA; encoded by the coding sequence ATGACCCGCACCCATGAAATCCGCCCTGATCTGGACGAAGGAATCGATCGCAAGGTTCTCAGCCAGCTGCGTGCGCGCTTTCTGAAGCTCAATGACGGCCGACTGGCCCGAGCCATGGAAGGGTTGTCACCCCGCCAGCAAGGGGTTTTGACCCTGCTGCCGCTGTTCTTCCATGTTAATCACCCGCTGTTGCCAGGTTACGTCTCGGGCAGCACGCCGGCCGGGCTGTCGAATTTCGAACCTGACGCTACGGCGCTCGCCGAAGCGCAACGCCTGACCCGCTCCTTCTCCTACAAGCCCCGCCACGGCAATCCGCCGCGGCCGATTCAGGGTCTGTTCCTGATGGGCAGCCTCGGCACCCTCGCCCAGGCCGATCAAAGTGACATGGACGTGTGGGTTTGCCACGCCCCGGACCTGAGCGAAAGCGAACTCGCCGAACTGCGTAAAAAATGCCAACTGCTCGAAATCTGGGCCGCCAGCCAGGGCGCCGAGGCGCATTTCTTTCTGATCGACCCGCAACGTTTCGTCCGCGGCGAACGCGACACCCAATTGAGCTCCGACGACTGCGGCACCACCCAGCATTACTTGCTGCTCGATGAGTTCTATCGCACCGCCATCTGGCTCGCGGGGCGCACGCCGATCTGGTGGCTGGTGCCGGTGTACGAAGAGACCGGCTACGACCAGTACACCCATACATTGCTGTCCAAACGCTTTATCCGCGCCGATGAAACCCTCGATCTCGGCCACTTGGCGCGGATTCCACCCGGCGAATTCATCGGCGCCGGGCTCTGGCAGTTGTTCAAAGGTATCGAGTCACCCTACAAATCGGTGCTCAAGCTGCTGCTGACCGAGGTCTACGCCAGCGAACACCCGAACGTCAAATGCCTGAGCCTGCGCTTCAAGCAAGCCGTGTTCGCCAACCGTCTCGATCTGGATGAGCTCGACCCGTACATCGTGGTCTACCGGCGCATTGAGGAATACCTCACGGCCCGAGGCGAGCCGGAACGGCTGGAGCTGGTTCGGCGCGCCTTGTACCTCAAGGTCAACCGCAAGCTGACCGGCAACAGCGGCCAGCGCAACAAAAGCTGGCAGCGCCTGCTGCTGGAGCGGCTGGCTGAGGAATGGGGCTGGGATCAGCGGCAGCTGGCAATGCTCGACAGCCGCAGCCAATGGAAGGTCCGTCAGGTCAGCGCCGAACGCCGGGCCCTGGTGAATGAACTCAACTACAGCTACCGCTTCCTGACCCAGTTCGCCCGTACCGAGCAGAGCGTCAGCCTGATCAACAAGCGCGACCTCAATGTACTGGGTCGCAGGTTGTATGCCGCCTTCGAACGCAAGGCCGACAAGATCGAGTTCATCAACCCCGGGATCGCACCGGATCTTGCCGAAGACACACTGACCCTCGTCCAGTCAGCAAACAAGAAAGAGCCTGGGCAGAGCCACTGGGGTTTGTACAACGGCAACCTGGGCAATCTGGAGTGGGAACATTTCGCGCCGATCAAGCGCTGTCGCGAACTGCTGGAACTCCTGACCTGGTGCCACCGTAACGGCGTGATCGACAGCAGCACGCGCCTGGCCTTGCACCCCGGCAGCAGCGACCTGAGCGAGTTCGAGCTGTTCAATCTGCTGGGCAGCCTGCAACAGACCATCGCGCTGCCCCTGACCAGCGTCAGCGAAGAACAACTGCTGCATGCCAGCGTGCCGAGCGAGGTGTTGATTCTGGTGAACGTGGGTGTCGACCCGCTCAAGCATCACCGCGACCTGAACATCCTGATGACCACCGAGCGCACAGACTCGCTGAGCTACGCCGGGGTGCGCGAAAATCTGGTGCTGACCCTTGATCAGGTCACGCTCAACAGCTGGAACGAAGTGCTGGTCAGCCGCTACGACGGCGCCCACGCCCTGCTCGATTGCCTGCGCGATTACCTCAACAATCTGCCAAGCGGCCCACAGCAACCTCGACTGCGAGTGCGCTGCTTCTGCCATAACCGTGCGCAGTTCATCGCCCAACGTGTCGAAGAAGTCCTCGATACCGCGCAGAACCTGCTGCTCAGCAAACTCAATCATCGCTACCTGATCCAGGTCCAGCAGCATTACCACGTGCTGGAACTGATACCCGGCCAGGTCAATCATGTCGCGCTGGCCAGCCTGCCGGCACTACTCGATTACCTGAACCAGGACCTGAACCGCTACAGCCCGCTGCAACTGGACCCGATGGCGCTGGAAGATCACGACCTGGCGCTGATCCTGCCGATGGGCCAGCCCGACTGCATTCAGGTGTTTTACCGCATCAACGATGCCCACGCCGAGTTGTACGTGCTGGATGAATTCAACGCCCTGTGGCAACAGCGCCAGCCGTATCACGACGAGCAAAGCCTGCTGGTGCCACTGCAACGTTTCCTGCAATCGATCCTGTTTCGCCGTGACGCACTGTTGCCGATGGACCCCGCCCAACCGGTGACGGTGCTGGAAACCCTGTACTACCAACTGCTGCCATCGGGCACTAATCGTGCACGCCGGGTCGAGCCACGCCCGGCGCCGCAGACACCGGTGAACAAGCCGTTCTACGACGTCCAGGCAATCGTCGGCAAAGCCGTACCGGGGCAAGGCCAAGTCACCTTGTATTGCAATCAGCGAGAGTTTTCCGAGCTGGAGCATGGCGACCAGCTATTTGCTGTGGTCGCGCAGGAGATCGTCGGGCAGCGTCGCGAGGCGCAACACTATCGCTGCTACATCACCGACCTGGACCTGTCCGGCCTGCTCGGTGATGGTCAGAGCTCCAGCAATCTTTACCTGCGCTACAAGGCAGACCTGGAGCGCGCATTGAACAAGGCGCTCGAACAGGCCTGA
- the rnk gene encoding nucleoside diphosphate kinase regulator, whose translation MTAPSIILTRLDVQRLERLIDSLDDSLPGVIALQTELDRADTLVGHDEVPADVVTMNSRVHCREESSGKDYHLTLVYPQDANADEGRISILAPVGSALLGLKVGQHIDWPAPGGKTLKLTLLEVESQPKNGGDCTF comes from the coding sequence ATGACCGCACCTTCCATCATCCTTACCCGCCTGGACGTGCAACGTCTGGAGCGTTTGATCGACAGCCTGGATGACTCGCTGCCAGGTGTTATCGCGCTGCAAACCGAACTGGATCGCGCCGATACGCTGGTCGGTCACGATGAAGTGCCTGCCGATGTCGTGACCATGAACTCGCGTGTGCATTGCCGTGAAGAAAGCAGTGGCAAGGACTATCACCTGACCCTGGTTTATCCACAGGACGCCAATGCCGACGAAGGCCGGATTTCCATTCTGGCGCCGGTAGGCAGCGCATTGCTCGGTTTGAAGGTTGGCCAGCACATCGACTGGCCGGCACCGGGTGGCAAGACCTTGAAGCTGACCCTGCTTGAGGTTGAGTCGCAACCCAAGAATGGCGGCGACTGCACGTTCTGA
- a CDS encoding DUF1289 domain-containing protein — protein MTEAAPVRPPKPLYSNVSAAVPSPCTSVCRLDEQKVCLGCFRHVEDIREWRSADDDRRRVICAQAQQRKNLSPR, from the coding sequence GTGACCGAGGCAGCGCCTGTCCGTCCGCCGAAGCCGCTGTACAGCAACGTCAGCGCGGCGGTGCCGTCGCCGTGCACCAGCGTCTGTCGGCTGGACGAGCAGAAAGTCTGCCTGGGTTGTTTCCGCCACGTCGAAGATATCCGCGAATGGCGCTCGGCGGACGATGATCGCCGCCGGGTGATTTGCGCCCAGGCCCAACAGCGCAAGAACTTATCCCCGCGCTAG
- the cyaY gene encoding iron donor protein CyaY: MSLTEARFHDLVDATQQTLEDIFDDSGLDVDLESSAGVLTVKFESGSQLIFSRQEPLRQLWLAAVSGGFHFDYDEESERWMCDKSEEQLGEMLERIVGEQAGAKLDFEGL; encoded by the coding sequence ATGAGTTTGACTGAAGCCCGTTTCCACGATCTGGTCGATGCCACCCAGCAAACGCTGGAGGATATTTTCGATGACAGTGGCCTGGATGTTGATCTGGAAAGCTCGGCCGGTGTGCTCACCGTCAAGTTCGAAAGCGGCAGCCAGTTGATCTTCAGTCGCCAGGAGCCGCTGCGTCAGCTGTGGCTGGCGGCCGTGTCCGGCGGCTTCCACTTCGACTATGACGAAGAAAGTGAACGCTGGATGTGTGACAAGAGCGAAGAGCAGCTCGGCGAGATGCTTGAGCGCATTGTCGGCGAGCAAGCCGGCGCCAAGCTTGATTTCGAAGGGCTGTGA
- a CDS encoding lipoprotein, with protein MKRLISSLAALVAVACLVTACGQKGPLYLPDDSKSPEEQAKSSQSKAHQHSTSTSTY; from the coding sequence ATGAAGCGCCTGATCTCTTCCCTTGCTGCGCTCGTCGCGGTTGCCTGCCTTGTCACTGCCTGTGGTCAAAAAGGGCCGCTGTATCTGCCCGATGACAGCAAATCGCCTGAAGAACAGGCGAAGTCGTCGCAGTCCAAAGCGCACCAGCACAGCACCAGTACCAGCACCTACTAA
- the lysA gene encoding diaminopimelate decarboxylase — protein MDAFNYRDGELFAEGVALSAIAERFGTPTYVYSRAHIEAQYLAYADALAGTPHLVCFAVKANSNLGVLNVLARLGAGFDIVSGGELERVLAAGGQADKIVFSGVGKTREDMRRALEVGVHCFNVESTDELERLQVVAAELGVRAPISLRVNPDVDAGTHPYISTGLKENKFGIAIADAEDVYVRAAQLPNLEVVGVDCHIGSQLTTLPPFIDALDRLLALIDRLGDCGIYLRHIDLGGGLGVRYRDEEPPLAADYINAVRERIDGRDLTLVFEPGRFIVANAGVLLTQVEYLKHTEHKDFAIVDAAMNDLIRPALYQAWMDVTAVRPRATPARAYDIVGPICETGDFLAKDRHLALEEGDLLAVHSAGAYGFVMSSNYNTRGRAAEVLVDGDQAIEVRRRETVAELFAGESLLPE, from the coding sequence ATGGACGCTTTTAACTACCGTGACGGTGAGCTGTTCGCGGAAGGTGTTGCCCTGTCCGCCATCGCCGAACGCTTTGGCACACCAACCTACGTCTACTCCCGCGCGCACATCGAAGCCCAGTATCTGGCGTACGCCGATGCCCTGGCCGGCACGCCGCACCTGGTCTGCTTTGCGGTCAAGGCCAACTCCAACCTGGGTGTACTGAATGTCCTGGCGCGTTTGGGCGCTGGTTTCGACATCGTCTCCGGTGGCGAGCTGGAACGTGTTCTGGCCGCCGGTGGCCAGGCCGACAAGATCGTTTTCTCGGGCGTCGGCAAGACCCGTGAAGACATGCGTCGCGCCCTGGAAGTCGGCGTGCACTGCTTCAACGTCGAATCCACCGACGAGCTCGAACGCCTGCAAGTCGTCGCGGCCGAGCTTGGCGTTCGCGCGCCGATCTCGCTGCGGGTCAACCCGGACGTCGATGCCGGCACCCATCCGTACATTTCTACCGGTCTCAAGGAAAACAAGTTCGGCATCGCGATTGCCGACGCCGAAGACGTGTACGTCCGCGCCGCCCAACTGCCTAACCTGGAAGTGGTCGGTGTCGATTGCCACATCGGCTCGCAACTGACCACCCTGCCGCCCTTCATCGATGCCCTCGACCGCCTGCTGGCGCTGATCGACCGCCTGGGCGATTGCGGAATCTACCTGCGCCACATCGACCTCGGCGGCGGTTTGGGCGTGCGTTATCGCGATGAAGAGCCGCCATTGGCTGCCGACTACATCAATGCCGTACGCGAACGCATCGACGGTCGCGACCTGACGCTGGTGTTCGAGCCGGGCCGTTTCATCGTCGCCAACGCCGGCGTGCTGCTGACCCAGGTCGAGTACCTCAAGCACACCGAGCACAAAGACTTCGCCATCGTCGACGCAGCCATGAACGACCTGATCCGCCCGGCGCTGTATCAGGCCTGGATGGACGTCACGGCCGTGCGCCCGCGTGCAACTCCGGCACGCGCCTACGACATCGTCGGGCCGATCTGCGAAACCGGCGACTTCCTCGCCAAGGATCGCCATCTGGCACTCGAAGAAGGCGACTTGCTGGCCGTGCATTCGGCCGGTGCGTACGGGTTCGTCATGAGCTCCAACTACAACACTCGCGGTCGCGCCGCTGAAGTGCTGGTGGACGGTGATCAGGCAATCGAAGTGCGTCGCCGCGAGACGGTAGCCGAGTTGTTTGCTGGCGAAAGCCTGCTGCCGGAGTAA
- the dapF gene encoding diaminopimelate epimerase — MLLRFTKMHGLGNDFMVLDLVSQHAHILPKHAKQWGDRHTGVGFDQLLIVEAPSNPDVDFRYRIFNADGSEVEQCGNGARCFARFVLDKRLTAKRQIRVETKSGIIELDIRNDGQISVNMGAPRLVPADIPFQAPAQALSYQVEVDGQTIELAAVSMGNPHAVVRVSDINNAPVHELGPKIENHPRFPARVNVGFLQVIDRSRAQLRVWERGTGETQACGTGACAAAVAAISQGWMDSPLLIDLPGGRLSIEWAGPGQPVMMTGPAVRVYEGQVRL, encoded by the coding sequence ATGCTGCTGCGTTTTACCAAGATGCATGGCCTGGGCAACGACTTCATGGTCCTCGACCTGGTCAGCCAGCACGCGCACATTCTGCCCAAGCATGCCAAGCAATGGGGCGATCGGCACACCGGTGTCGGTTTCGACCAATTGCTGATCGTCGAAGCGCCGAGCAACCCGGACGTGGATTTCCGTTACCGGATCTTCAACGCCGACGGTTCCGAAGTCGAGCAATGCGGCAACGGTGCACGCTGCTTCGCACGCTTCGTTCTGGACAAGCGCCTGACCGCCAAGCGGCAGATTCGCGTCGAGACCAAAAGCGGCATTATCGAACTGGATATCCGCAACGACGGCCAGATCAGCGTCAACATGGGTGCACCGCGCCTGGTGCCGGCAGACATTCCGTTCCAGGCGCCCGCTCAGGCCTTGAGTTATCAGGTCGAGGTCGATGGCCAGACTATCGAACTGGCCGCGGTCTCCATGGGCAATCCCCACGCCGTCGTGCGGGTCAGCGACATCAACAACGCGCCGGTGCATGAGCTGGGACCGAAGATCGAAAACCATCCGCGCTTCCCGGCGCGGGTCAATGTCGGTTTTCTCCAGGTCATCGACCGGAGCCGAGCGCAGTTGCGCGTCTGGGAGCGCGGCACCGGGGAAACCCAGGCCTGCGGGACCGGGGCCTGCGCTGCTGCAGTGGCCGCGATCAGCCAGGGGTGGATGGATTCGCCGCTATTGATCGACCTGCCTGGCGGGCGTTTGTCCATTGAATGGGCAGGTCCTGGCCAACCGGTGATGATGACCGGCCCGGCAGTACGCGTATACGAAGGACAAGTGCGTCTTTGA
- a CDS encoding DUF484 family protein, producing MTDQPQVPAPQPDESPSESLEAAAIAAYLEAHPDFFVEHEELLPALRIPHQRGDTISLVERQMKILRERNIEMRHRLSQLMDVARDNDRLFDKTRRLTLALMDASSLDDVVISVEDSLRQDFQVPFVSLILFSDEPLPVGRWVTSADAQKAIGGLLSEGKTVSGSLREHELDFLFGEEQRKQIGSTAVVTISHQGLHGVLAIASRDPQHYKSSVGTLFLSYIAEVMGRVLPRVNTSLRSVR from the coding sequence ATGACTGATCAGCCTCAGGTTCCAGCCCCACAGCCCGACGAATCCCCTTCCGAAAGCCTGGAGGCGGCGGCGATTGCCGCGTACCTGGAGGCTCATCCGGATTTCTTCGTCGAGCACGAAGAACTGCTCCCGGCGCTGCGCATTCCGCACCAGCGCGGCGACACCATCTCGTTGGTCGAACGCCAGATGAAAATTCTGCGCGAACGCAACATCGAGATGCGCCATCGCCTCTCGCAACTGATGGACGTCGCCCGCGACAACGACCGGCTGTTCGACAAAACCCGCCGACTGACGCTCGCCTTGATGGACGCCAGCAGCCTGGACGACGTGGTCATCAGCGTCGAAGACAGCCTGCGCCAGGATTTCCAGGTGCCCTTTGTCAGCCTGATCCTGTTCAGCGACGAGCCCTTGCCGGTCGGGCGCTGGGTGACCAGTGCCGACGCGCAAAAGGCCATCGGCGGCTTGTTGTCCGAAGGCAAAACCGTCAGCGGCAGCCTGCGCGAACACGAGCTGGACTTCCTGTTTGGCGAAGAACAGCGCAAGCAGATCGGTTCGACGGCGGTAGTCACCATCAGCCATCAAGGCCTGCACGGTGTCCTGGCGATCGCCAGTCGCGATCCGCAGCACTACAAAAGCTCGGTGGGCACGTTGTTCTTAAGCTACATCGCTGAAGTCATGGGCCGCGTACTGCCTCGGGTCAACACTTCCCTACGCTCGGTACGCTGA